The DNA segment AGGGCGCGAGGAAGCGGCTCGCCCGCGAGGTTGACGGTGCGGACGGAGGGTGGAAGGCCCGCGCCGCGAAGCAACTCGGAGAGTGCGGAGGGGACGGTGTTGAGGAGGGTGACGTGAGAAGCGGCGGGGTGGGACGGAAGCTGGAGGGCGTTGTCGGCGAGGACGACGCTGCCGCCGAAGCAGAGGGGGACGAAGAGCTCGAAGACGGAGAGGTCGAAGCAGACGGAGGTGCTGGCCAGTACTCCGGAGCGCTCCTCGGGGGAGAAGCAGTCGCGAGCCCAGAAGAGCATGGCGGCAGCGCTGCGGTGGCTGATGGCGACAGCCTTGGG comes from the Corallococcus caeni genome and includes:
- a CDS encoding AMP-binding protein — protein: PKAVAISHRSAAAMLFWARDCFSPEERSGVLASTSVCFDLSVFELFVPLCFGGSVVLADNALQLPSHPAASHVTLLNTVPSALSELLRGAGLPPSVRTVNLAGEPLPRALVSRAFQVPTLQRLFNLYGPSEDTTYSTWALLDADATGTPPIGRAIANSQVYLLDRFGQPTPFGVPG